From a region of the Pseudanabaena sp. ABRG5-3 genome:
- the cax gene encoding calcium/proton exchanger has protein sequence MFKNIFSFGLLVFVPISIIGHFLGWDSTLIFVTSAIAILPLAGWLSTATEEIAVVLGPSWGGLMNATFGNATELIIAIVALNAGFTSVVKASITGSIIGNLLLVMGLSMFLGGLRYKEQEFQPTMARLNASVMNLAVIAILLPTAANFTTAGISEEILQKLSLSVAIVLIIVYCLTLLFSMKTHAYLYDVGKSEADDAEAEEGHPQKVNLPLWIAVLFGVTLLVAFESELLVGTLEEATAQLGLTELFTGVILLPIIGNAAEHTTAITVAMKNKMELSVSVAVGSSMQIALFVAPALVIVGWFLGKPMDLNFNPFELVAVAVAVLIANSISSDGRSNWLEGSLLVATYAILGFAFYFQPV, from the coding sequence ATGTTTAAGAACATCTTCTCCTTTGGTTTACTTGTGTTTGTTCCGATCTCAATCATTGGTCATTTTCTCGGATGGGATTCTACGCTTATATTTGTCACTTCCGCGATCGCCATTTTGCCCTTAGCAGGCTGGCTCAGCACGGCTACTGAGGAGATTGCGGTAGTACTTGGTCCCTCGTGGGGTGGATTGATGAATGCTACTTTTGGCAATGCGACTGAGCTAATTATTGCGATCGTGGCGTTAAATGCAGGATTTACCAGTGTGGTAAAAGCAAGCATCACAGGTTCGATAATTGGGAACCTCTTGCTAGTTATGGGACTGTCCATGTTTTTGGGAGGACTACGCTACAAAGAGCAAGAATTTCAGCCAACTATGGCGAGATTAAATGCTTCGGTAATGAATTTGGCGGTAATTGCGATTTTATTGCCCACAGCCGCAAACTTTACAACTGCGGGAATTAGTGAAGAGATTTTACAAAAATTATCTCTGTCTGTAGCGATCGTACTGATTATTGTCTATTGTCTCACGCTTCTATTTTCGATGAAGACCCACGCCTATCTCTATGATGTCGGTAAATCGGAAGCTGATGACGCTGAGGCAGAAGAAGGTCATCCTCAAAAAGTGAATCTACCACTATGGATTGCCGTGCTGTTTGGGGTAACTCTACTAGTCGCCTTTGAATCAGAACTGTTAGTAGGAACTTTAGAAGAAGCAACTGCCCAACTAGGTTTAACGGAACTATTTACTGGGGTAATCCTCTTGCCAATTATTGGTAATGCGGCGGAGCATACAACGGCAATTACTGTAGCGATGAAGAACAAAATGGAATTGTCCGTATCAGTCGCGGTCGGCTCCAGTATGCAGATTGCTCTCTTTGTCGCACCTGCCCTTGTAATTGTCGGTTGGTTCCTTGGTAAGCCAATGGATTTAAACTTCAATCCCTTTGAATTAGTAGCAGTTGCCGTAGCAGTTTTGATTGCCAACTCAATCAGCTCTGATGGGCGATCAAATTGGCTAGAAGGTTCTCTACTCGTAGCAACCTACGCAATTCTAGGCTTTGCTTTCTATTTCCAACCAGTTTAG
- the cobO gene encoding cob(I)yrinic acid a,c-diamide adenosyltransferase, whose amino-acid sequence MTELTAEQHRVKMQRRQEVQHQRIAERKLEKGLIIVNTGDGKGKTTAALGMVLRSLGHGYKVAIVQFIKGAWEPAEKKVFEMWQDQLVFKALGEGFTWETQDRDRDIAKTQEAWEVGLGYIKNPEYKLVLLDEVNIALKLGYLDVETVIAGLKEKPDDSHVILTGRGAPAELIEVADLVTRMELVKHPFREQGVKAQAGIEF is encoded by the coding sequence ATGACTGAACTTACCGCCGAACAACATCGTGTTAAGATGCAACGCCGCCAAGAGGTACAGCATCAAAGGATTGCTGAGCGCAAACTCGAAAAAGGATTGATCATCGTCAATACAGGTGACGGCAAGGGAAAAACGACTGCGGCTTTAGGAATGGTGTTGCGATCGCTTGGTCATGGTTACAAAGTGGCGATCGTCCAGTTTATCAAGGGAGCATGGGAGCCTGCGGAAAAGAAGGTCTTTGAAATGTGGCAAGATCAACTGGTTTTTAAGGCTCTGGGTGAGGGCTTTACATGGGAAACTCAAGACCGCGATCGCGATATTGCTAAAACTCAGGAAGCATGGGAGGTAGGACTTGGCTATATCAAAAATCCTGAATATAAGTTAGTTTTGCTGGATGAAGTAAATATTGCACTCAAATTGGGCTATCTCGATGTGGAAACGGTAATAGCTGGTCTCAAAGAGAAACCTGATGATTCCCACGTAATTCTGACTGGTCGTGGTGCGCCTGCGGAATTGATCGAAGTTGCAGATTTAGTCACAAGAATGGAACTGGTCAAGCATCCCTTTAGAGAGCAAGGTGTCAAAGCTCAAGCAGGAATCGAGTTTTAG
- a CDS encoding Gfo/Idh/MocA family protein, whose amino-acid sequence MSKVGVGIIGTGFGQIIHIPALQIHPDTEVVAVYHRDRLKAQQIADKFGIPHACDRLDDLLALQSVQAVTISTPPSFHYEQAKMAIDAGKHILLEKPVTMNFQEAIALYRLAQEKQVVTATDFEFRCVPQWKYFKYLLDHNHVGKKRMITIDWLVQGRADPKRVWNWYSQKAYGGGALGAIGSHAFDYVRWLFGDIKSLSGQLSTGITERPDAEGNLRPVDADDTCNILLELADGTPCNISLSTVTYRGRGHWLTVYGENGTLVLGSSNQADYVHGFSLRQGKLDRSEMEIVPIPSEYDLPKTYTDGRLAPVLAICDRWVKAIQTEQPMTPSLYEGAWSQLLMDLTQESHQQKKWIDVPEKI is encoded by the coding sequence ATGTCAAAAGTTGGTGTTGGTATTATTGGCACGGGATTTGGACAGATTATCCATATTCCTGCTCTGCAAATTCATCCAGATACAGAAGTTGTCGCGGTCTACCATCGCGATCGCCTCAAAGCGCAACAGATTGCGGATAAGTTTGGCATTCCCCATGCTTGCGATCGCCTAGATGATTTACTTGCGCTTCAGTCAGTCCAAGCCGTAACCATCTCTACGCCGCCAAGTTTTCACTATGAACAGGCAAAAATGGCGATCGATGCTGGTAAGCATATTTTGCTGGAAAAGCCTGTGACCATGAACTTTCAAGAAGCGATCGCCTTATATCGTCTTGCTCAAGAGAAACAAGTAGTTACAGCAACAGATTTTGAGTTCCGTTGTGTACCGCAATGGAAATATTTCAAATATTTGCTAGATCACAATCATGTGGGCAAAAAGCGGATGATTACCATTGATTGGCTAGTGCAGGGTCGAGCCGATCCTAAGCGAGTGTGGAATTGGTATAGCCAAAAAGCTTACGGTGGCGGTGCATTGGGTGCTATCGGCTCCCATGCCTTTGACTATGTGCGTTGGCTCTTTGGTGATATTAAAAGTCTTTCTGGGCAACTCAGTACAGGCATTACTGAACGTCCCGATGCTGAAGGGAATCTGCGCCCTGTGGATGCTGATGATACCTGTAATATTCTCTTAGAACTTGCTGATGGCACACCCTGCAATATTTCGCTCAGTACTGTCACCTATCGCGGTCGTGGACATTGGCTGACGGTTTATGGAGAAAATGGAACTTTAGTACTTGGAAGCTCTAATCAAGCCGACTATGTGCATGGATTTAGTTTGAGACAGGGCAAACTCGATCGCTCAGAAATGGAGATTGTCCCGATACCATCCGAATACGATTTACCGAAAACCTATACCGATGGGCGGCTTGCCCCAGTTTTAGCTATATGCGATCGCTGGGTCAAGGCAATTCAAACTGAACAGCCCATGACACCAAGCCTCTATGAGGGTGCATGGTCACAGCTACTGATGGATTTAACCCAAGAGTCACATCAGCAAAAGAAATGGATTGATGTTCCAGAGAAGATTTAA
- a CDS encoding F0F1 ATP synthase subunit gamma, whose protein sequence is MANLKSIRDRIGTVKNTRKITEAMRLVAAAKVRRAQQQVLATRPFADRLAQVLYRLQQRIAFEDVSLPLLDKRPVKTVGLLVISGDRGLCGGYNSTIIRRAEARAKELKEQGINYTFILVGRKAAQYFSRRDQPIAAKFTNLNQIPNAAEANAIEDEITSAFLAGVIDRVELIYTRFVSLISSRPVVQTLLPLEPQGLEPHDDEIFRLITRGGKFQVEREKREITVKELPKELLFEQNPEQILDALLPLYLSNQILRALQESVASELAARMTAMNNASDNAVDLIKSLTLQYNKARQAAITQEILEVVGGASALT, encoded by the coding sequence ATGGCTAACCTCAAATCCATCCGCGATCGCATCGGCACTGTTAAGAATACTCGCAAGATCACTGAAGCAATGCGTCTTGTCGCCGCCGCAAAGGTCAGACGCGCTCAGCAGCAAGTTTTAGCAACCCGTCCTTTTGCCGATCGCTTAGCACAAGTCCTATACCGTCTCCAGCAGCGCATCGCTTTCGAGGATGTCAGTCTGCCCCTACTCGATAAGCGTCCTGTAAAAACCGTTGGTCTACTGGTAATTTCAGGCGATCGCGGTCTTTGTGGTGGCTATAACTCAACGATTATTCGTCGTGCTGAAGCTCGCGCTAAGGAATTAAAAGAACAAGGTATTAATTACACCTTTATCTTGGTCGGTCGTAAGGCTGCTCAATATTTCTCGCGTCGTGACCAACCGATCGCCGCGAAGTTTACGAACTTAAACCAAATTCCTAATGCTGCTGAAGCTAATGCGATCGAAGATGAAATTACCTCAGCATTTTTGGCTGGTGTAATTGATCGTGTTGAGTTGATCTACACCCGCTTCGTATCTTTAATTAGCTCTCGTCCAGTAGTTCAAACCCTACTGCCCCTTGAGCCACAAGGTTTAGAACCCCATGACGATGAAATTTTCCGCCTGATCACCCGTGGCGGTAAGTTCCAAGTCGAGCGTGAAAAGCGCGAAATTACTGTTAAGGAATTGCCCAAAGAATTACTTTTTGAGCAAAATCCTGAGCAAATCCTCGATGCTCTATTACCTCTCTATCTCAGCAACCAAATCCTCCGTGCATTGCAAGAATCCGTAGCTAGCGAACTCGCAGCACGGATGACTGCAATGAATAATGCAAGTGATAACGCCGTTGACTTAATCAAGTCCCTCACCTTGCAGTACAACAAAGCTCGTCAAGCCGCAATTACTCAAGAAATTCTTGAAGTTGTCGGTGGTGCATCCGCCTTGACTTAA
- a CDS encoding EAL domain-containing protein, protein MVEVDILQLKITELEAKNLSLRELLAQISADRLKKYKSEFLIANLSQNLVENIQTGIIVHGADTKILFANPAAAKFLGMMQSELAGKDSSDPNWNFYHGDGRLMPLEDFPVNRILREKQVLTNYAMGLYRPETNDFVWALINAYPELDKTGIITRIIVTFIDITDLKQTEIALRESEKRYTSLASELEATRNFLQNVIDHLPVAVFVKDGRNEHFGEMLLWNRTSEKMFGITAQDAIGKTIYDHLPKEQADYICQKDLEVFASGLLEDIPEELIDSHSLGSIILHTVKIPLYDCNDHPQYLLCFAEDITERKKAEKALRESEERFRQMAENIHEIFWMIDADFTRFIYVNPAYEKISGCSCESLYEHPQSFINAIHEEDRVKVLTIYQQYLQTGWSLEYRLVQPNGEVKWLFERAVPIRNLSGEIQSIVGIGQDITDRKSSEEQLIYQAFHDSLTGLPNRTLFTDRLEMVLKKSKRIAEHRFAILFIDLDRFKVINDSLGHLVGDRLLIKISQILEKSVRSFDTVARLGGDEFTILLDDIDNSHEAIEVAERIHARLQSEIEIDGNKILTSASIGIVFGSHDYETASELLRDADIAMYRAKDQGRACYEIFDHTMYDLLLSRLQLENELRKAITHEEFLVYYEPIVCLKTMNLCGFEALIRWQHPTRGLVAAGDFIPICEETGMVVALGKWVLQTACHQIQLWLSAYPSLKLTINVNFSGKQLKDPQIISTIDEILQTTGISPTCLNLEITETILIENTEIAVKVFQQLRARHIQLSLDDFGTGFSSLSYLQRFPVNIIKIDRSFISQIHSGDRNIEIVKAIIALAHAMNIKVIAEGIEQREQITQLQAWDCDFAQGYYFARSLSAEAASDLLERAAQSAVFS, encoded by the coding sequence ATGGTTGAAGTAGATATCTTGCAGTTAAAGATTACGGAACTAGAAGCGAAAAATCTTTCGTTAAGGGAGCTTTTGGCACAAATTTCTGCGGATCGGCTTAAGAAGTATAAATCTGAGTTTTTAATCGCAAATTTATCTCAAAACCTAGTTGAAAATATTCAAACAGGTATCATTGTCCATGGCGCTGATACCAAGATTTTATTTGCCAATCCTGCGGCGGCAAAATTCTTAGGGATGATGCAATCAGAACTAGCAGGCAAGGACAGTAGCGATCCTAACTGGAATTTTTATCACGGCGATGGTCGTCTAATGCCTCTAGAGGATTTTCCAGTTAATAGAATATTACGAGAGAAGCAAGTCCTAACCAATTATGCGATGGGCTTGTATCGTCCTGAAACTAATGATTTTGTCTGGGCTTTGATTAACGCTTATCCTGAGCTTGATAAAACAGGTATAATTACGCGCATTATCGTTACATTTATCGATATTACGGATCTCAAACAAACAGAGATCGCTTTGCGAGAAAGTGAAAAGCGCTATACCTCCTTAGCCTCAGAACTGGAAGCTACGCGCAATTTTTTGCAAAATGTGATCGATCACTTGCCTGTTGCTGTGTTTGTTAAAGATGGCAGAAATGAGCATTTTGGGGAAATGTTACTTTGGAATCGCACCAGTGAGAAGATGTTTGGGATCACCGCGCAGGATGCGATCGGCAAGACCATATACGATCATCTCCCTAAAGAACAGGCCGATTATATCTGTCAAAAGGATTTAGAAGTTTTTGCCAGTGGATTGCTTGAAGATATTCCTGAAGAACTGATTGATAGCCATAGTTTAGGCTCCATAATTCTCCATACTGTAAAAATTCCTCTCTATGATTGCAACGATCATCCGCAATATTTGCTCTGCTTTGCCGAAGATATCACTGAGCGCAAGAAAGCAGAAAAGGCTCTCAGAGAAAGTGAAGAGAGATTTCGGCAAATGGCAGAAAATATCCATGAAATCTTTTGGATGATTGATGCAGATTTCACAAGATTTATCTACGTCAATCCTGCCTATGAAAAGATCTCAGGCTGTTCCTGTGAGAGTCTCTATGAACATCCTCAATCATTTATCAATGCAATTCATGAAGAAGATCGCGTAAAGGTACTCACGATTTATCAGCAGTATCTGCAAACAGGGTGGAGTCTTGAATATCGTCTAGTACAGCCTAATGGTGAAGTTAAATGGCTATTTGAAAGGGCAGTTCCCATTCGTAATTTATCGGGAGAGATTCAAAGTATTGTTGGTATTGGACAGGATATTACCGATCGCAAATCTAGTGAAGAGCAACTTATCTATCAAGCTTTTCACGATAGTTTAACGGGTTTACCCAATCGTACTCTCTTTACAGATCGCCTTGAAATGGTTCTAAAAAAATCTAAACGGATCGCAGAGCATCGCTTTGCCATTCTATTTATTGATTTAGATCGCTTTAAAGTAATCAATGATAGCCTTGGTCATCTTGTCGGCGATCGCCTATTAATCAAAATCTCCCAAATTCTAGAAAAGTCAGTGCGTTCCTTTGATACGGTGGCAAGGCTGGGGGGCGATGAATTTACGATTCTCCTTGATGATATTGATAATTCCCATGAAGCGATTGAGGTGGCGGAACGCATTCATGCGCGACTCCAAAGCGAAATTGAAATCGATGGGAATAAAATTTTGACTAGTGCCAGTATTGGTATTGTCTTTGGTTCCCATGACTATGAAACTGCCAGTGAGCTGCTTAGGGATGCCGACATTGCCATGTATCGAGCGAAGGATCAAGGTCGAGCCTGTTACGAAATCTTCGATCATACGATGTATGATTTACTGCTCAGTCGTCTTCAGCTTGAGAATGAATTACGAAAAGCGATTACTCATGAGGAGTTTTTGGTTTATTACGAACCAATTGTTTGTCTGAAAACGATGAATTTATGTGGATTTGAAGCCTTGATACGTTGGCAGCATCCTACTAGGGGTTTAGTTGCTGCGGGTGATTTTATTCCTATTTGCGAAGAAACAGGAATGGTTGTAGCTCTTGGAAAATGGGTATTACAGACTGCCTGTCATCAAATTCAATTATGGCTATCAGCATATCCATCGCTCAAACTAACGATTAATGTTAATTTTTCAGGTAAGCAGTTAAAAGATCCACAAATCATTTCTACAATTGATGAGATCTTACAAACAACAGGGATTTCTCCCACCTGTTTAAATTTGGAAATTACGGAAACAATTCTCATTGAGAATACGGAGATTGCGGTTAAAGTCTTTCAGCAGTTACGCGCACGCCATATTCAATTGAGCCTTGATGATTTTGGCACGGGTTTTTCATCCCTGAGTTATCTCCAAAGATTTCCCGTGAACATCATTAAGATCGATCGCTCTTTTATTAGTCAAATCCATTCAGGCGATCGCAATATCGAAATTGTGAAGGCGATTATTGCTCTCGCCCATGCCATGAATATTAAAGTTATTGCGGAGGGTATAGAGCAGCGAGAACAAATAACTCAACTCCAAGCATGGGATTGTGATTTTGCACAGGGCTACTATTTTGCGCGATCGCTAAGTGCTGAAGCGGCTTCAGACTTGCTAGAAAGAGCGGCGCAAAGCGCTGTCTTTTCCTAG